CGGAGCCATGGTTACGAGATCACCACCTTCACGACGCCGGTGAGGGCGATCTGGGCAAGGGCGAGCGGGACGAGGAGGGTCCAGGAGAGTTTCTGGAGCTGGTCCTCGCGGAGACGGGGGTAGGTGACGCGCAGCCAGATCACGACGAAGGCGAGGATCGCGGTCTTCAGGAGGGTCCAGACCCAGCCGAGGCCGTCGGCGCCCCCGGGGCCGTGCCAGCCGCCCAGGAAGAGGACGGTGGTCAGCCCGCACAGGACAACGATTCCGGCGTACTCGGCGAGGAGGAAGAGAGCGAAACGGAGGCCGGTGTACTCGGTGTAGGCGCCGAAGATGATCTCCGAGTCGGCGACCGGCATGTCGAAGGGAGGCCGCTGGAGTTCGGCGAGGCCGGCGACGAAGAAGACGATCGCGCCGACGATCTGCCAGGGCAGCCACCACCACTCGAAGGCGTCGACGATGCCAGGGAGGGAGACGGTGCCGGCCGCCATCGCCACGGAGGCGGCGGTGAGCAGCATGGGCAGTTCGTAGGCGAGAAGCTGGGCTGCCGTGCGGAGGCCGCCGAGGAGGGAGAACTTGTTGGCGGAGGCCCAGCCGGCCATGAGCGAGCCGAGGACTCCGACGCCCATCACGGCGAGCACGAAGAAGATGCCCGCGTCGACGACCTCGCCGACGGCTCCCTCGCCGGGGCCGATGGGGATGGCGAGGAGGACCAGGAGGTACGGGAGGAGGGCTACGGCAGGGGCGAGCTGGAAGATACGGCGGTCCGCACCCGCGGGTACGACGTCTTCCTTCTGCGCGAACTTCACGCCGTCCGCGACGAGTTGGGCCCATCCGTGGAAGCCGCCCGCGTACATCGGGCCCAGGCGGCCCTGCATGTGGGCCATGACCTTGTGCTCGGTCTGGCCCACGATCAGGGGGAACGTCAGGAAGACGACGAAGACGACGAGGAGTCGCAGGGCGACGTCGAGAGCGTCGTTCACTGCGCGCCTCCTGCGGGGTCTTCGGGGCCTGTGCGGTCTGTGGAGTCTGTGGGGCCGGACGAACGTTCGGGGTCTGGCGGGTTTACCTGGTCCGTCGGGTCGTCGGGGGTGTGGTTCTGGCTCTTGTCAGGCTGGGGGTCGGGTGCCGGGGTGGCCTCGGACTCTGGCGTGGCCACCGTCGCCGACGTGGTGTCAGCCGCCGACGTGGTGTCAGCCGCCGGGGTGGTGCCCGTCGCCGGGGTGGCTGTCGGCCGACCCTCCTCGCCCTGCTTGTCGCCGGGCTCGTCGCTCGGCTCGTCGAACGCCGGCCGGGCGTGGTGCCACGGAGCGTCCGCGCTGCGGGGCGTGTCGGGACCGCTCGGGGAAGGTGCGACAGGGGGCTTCGGTTCGGCGGCGCCCGGGGCGGCGGAACCCGTCGACTCGGCGGCTGCTTCCGCTCGTTGGGTCGCCGAGCCCTGGCTCGCGCTGCGCGCGCGGCGAGCGGGTGCCGGCCCTGGTGCCGATGCCGGAGTGTCCGCAGGGGCAGCGGCAGGAGCTGCCGGAGCCGCCTGGCTGGCCGAACCCTCGCCTGCCGTGCGGGCGCGGCGTACCGGGCGGTCGCCGGCCGGGCGGGCGGCGCCACGGGCTGGGCGGGCCGGGGCGGGCGGGAGTTGGCCCTTGAGGGGGCCCCACTCGTTGGGGTCGGGGACGCCCGGCGGGAGCATCTGGCGGCGCTTGGGTCCACCGTGCTCGGACTCTCCGGGTTCCTTCGCGCCGGGCCAGGCCTTGGCGACGCGGGCGGCAAGGACGAAGTCCTTGCGGAGGGGGTGGCCTTCGAAGCCTTCGGGCAGCAGGAGGTGATCCAGCGCCGGGTGGCCTTCGAAGGAGACGCCGAACATTTCGTGGGTCTCGCGTTCGTGCCAGGCGGCGCCCGCGTAGACGGAGATCGCGGACGGCAGCACCGCCGCCTCGTGCGGGACCGTCGTACGGACGAGAAGTCGGCGGACCGGGGACAGCGCCACCACGTGGGCGGAGACGCGGAAGCCGGTGCCGGGTTCGTCGACGGCGCTCAGCCAGTCGAAGTACGTGCACGACAGTGTGGTGCGGGCCGTTTCGAGGGCGGCGATCCAGGTCGTGGGCGGTACGTCGACCGTGAGGACGTCGTACGACTCCTCGGCCGTGGCCTCCGGCCCGAACAGTTCCTCGACGGGAGCGGGCAGCCAGCCGACGGTCATCGACCCTCCCCCTCGGCCGAACCGTCAGCGGACCCATCCGCCGAACCCTCGCCCGCCCCATCCGCCGAACCCGCACCCGAACCCGACCCATTCGCCGAACCCGCACCCGAACCCTCAGCCGGCCCATCCGCCGAACCCGCAGCCGACCCATCCGCCGAACCCGCACCCGACCCACTCACCGAACCCGCACCCGCACCCGCACCCGAGCCCGAACCGGCCCCCGCCCCCACAGCCCCCGGCGGCTTCACCAGCCCACTCTGCAGCGCCGCCACCGACGGACGCGTCGTCCCGTACCGCTCGCCCAGCGACTCCCGGGCGATCTTCTCCTGGAGCTTGAGGATGCCCTGGAGGAGCGCTTCGGGGCGCGGGGGGCAGCCGGGGACGTAGACGTCGACGGGGATGATCTGGTCGACGCCCTTGGTGACGGAGTACGAGTCCCAGTACGGGCCGCCGCAGTTGGAGCAGGCGCCGAAGGAGATGACGTACTTCGGTTCGGGCATCTGCTCGTAGAGCCGCTTCACGGCCGGCGCCATCTTGTCCGTGACCGTCCCCGACACCACCATCAGGTCGGCCTGGCGCGGGCCGGGCGCGAAGGGGATCACGCCGAGGCGGATGAAGTCGTGGCGGGCCATGGACGCGGCGATGAACTCGATCGCGCAGCAGGCGAGGCCGAAGTTGAAGACCCAGAGCGAGTACCGGCGGCCCCAGTTCAGGACGACCTTCATCGGCTCGGGGGCGAGGCGCGCGAGTGCGCCGAGCCGCTTGGGCTCGGACACCGGCACCGGCACCGGCGCCGGAAGGTCCACGGGAGCGGGGGTCACGTCCATGTCAGGACGCCCTTCTTGTATGCGTACAGCAGGCCGACGGCGAGGAAGCCGAGGAAGACGAACATCTCCACGAGGGTCGCGGCGCCGTAACCGGGCGCGGCGAAGACTGTCGCCCAGGGGAAGAGGAAGATCGAGTCGACGGCGAAGATGACGTAGAGGAAGGCGTACACGTAGTAGCGGACTTGGGTGTGGGCCCAGCCCTCGCCGACGGGGTCGACGCCGCACTCGTACGTCAGAAGTTTCTCGGGGGTGGGTACCACCGGCCGCAGCAGCCGTCCCGCGCCGAAGGCGACGGCGACGAAGAGCACGCCCACGAGGGCGAGCAGTCCGACGACCGAGTAGGACTCGAAATAGTCCGCCGCGACGACTGTCAGGTTCCCGGTTTGCGCGACCATGGTCGGTTCCGGCACGTCCGCCCCTCGCTCCTTGAACCCAGTGTTCGACGATCTGTACGCCCCGGAGTCTAGGGCCTGCTAAAGGGACGGTAAGCAGCCCGTCACGCGTTGCCCTGCGCGAGGGTGCTCGCAGGCACCCTCGCCAGGACTTTTCGAGCGGCGGGGTGGGGTTTTCCCCAGGACATCCGGGCGGTCCGCCTCATGGCGCTGCGGCCCGCGGCCCGGCAGGCTTGCGGACATGACCGAACGCATCACCACGCACGGGCCGGGGACGCCCGTCGTCGGCTCACACGACGACAACTACAACGGCAGCTACGACGTCCCGTCCGACGGCGCATCCGACAGCGACCGTCTGCCGCCCGTCCGCTTCGCCCTCGACGGGCAGACGTGGAAGGAGATCGCGCATCTCCTCGCCAATCTGCCGCTCGCGATCGTCGGCTTCACCTACGTCGCGACGCTGATCGCCACCGGCGCGGGGCTCGCGGTGACGGTGATCGGACTGCCGCTGCTCGCCGGCGGACTGCGCGGGGTGCGGCAGTTGGGCAAGGCGGAGCGGGCGCGGGCGCGCAAGCTGCTCGGCGTACGGGTCGAGGAGCCGAGCCCGCTGCCGGTGCGCGACACCGGCTTCTTCGGGTGGCTGTGGTCGAGCCTGAAGGACCCGGTCGCGTGGCGGACGACGCTGTACGAGTTCATACGGCTGCCGTGGGGCATCGCGACGTTCACGATCACGCTGGTGTCGCTGTTCGTGCTGTGGCCGGTGCTGCCGTTCCTGGCGCGGGGGCTGACGAACGTGGACCGCGCCCTGGTGCGGGGGCTGCTGTCACCCTCCGACGAACTGGAGCGACGTATCGCCGAGCTGGAGTCGGACCGCGGGGTCGTCGTGGACACGGCGGCGGCCGACCTGCGCCGTATCGAGCGCGATCTGCACGACGGGGCGCAGGCCCGGCTGGTCAATCTCGCGATGGGGCTCGGCCTCGCGAAGGAGAAGCTCCTGGAGGGCCAGGCCGACGAGCAGGTCGCGGCCATGGTCGACGAGGCGCACGGCGAGGTGAAGCTCGCTCTTCAGGAACTGCGCGACCTGGCGCGCGGCATCCACCCGGCGGTCCTCACCGACCGCGGGCTGGACGCGGCCCTGTCGGCAGTCGCCTCGCGGTGCACCGTGCCGGTGAAGGTGACGGCCGACCTCCCGGCGAGGCCCGCGGCGGCCATCGAGGGCATCGCCTATTTCACCGTCTCCGAGCTGCTCCAGAACGTCAGCAAGCACAGCGGGGCGCGGACCGCGTCCGTCGATGTGTGGCGGTCCGACACGCGACTGCTGATCCAGGTCCAGGACGACGGACGGGGCGGTGCCGCCCTCGACGGCGGTACGGGGATGGCGGGGCTCGCGGACCGGCTGGGCGCGGTCGACGGTCTGTTCGTCATCGACTCGCCGGTCGGCGGCCCGACCACCATCACCGCGGAACTGCCGTGGCGGGACCGCGAGGGCAGGCCTGCGCACTAGGCCCGCCCCCGGCAGGCGTACGAACGCCCGGCGAGCCCACGGCTCGCCGGGCGTGGCGTTCGCGTCCCCGGAAGCCGCAGGCCCGTCCTGGCGGTCCCGCCCCTCCGTATGCCCGAGGTCAGCCCGAGGTAGGGAAAACCCCCGCCCCAAGACGCCGACGCACTCCATGGCCGTAAGGGCCCCACGGCCAGCAAGGTGGAGGTACAAGCGGACGAGCCGCCGGGCAGCCGAGCAGAGCCGAGTAGAACGGACGACACCGATGGCCACGGAGTACGGACAGGGGTACGGGTCTCACAGTGGTCCCGGATTCCACGGGGCGGACGGGGCAGGCAGGGCGGACAACGGTGAGCGGAAGCACCTCCTGCCCGCCCCCCTGCGGGCGCCGGTCGAGGCCCGCACCTGGCGCGAGTTCGGCTATGTGATGCTCAGCCTCCCGATCAGCATCCTTTTCTTCACGTTCGCCGTCACGATGGTCTCGCTCGGCGCCGGCCTGCTGATCACCTTCCTCGGCGTCCCGGTGCTCGCCGCCGCCCTGGCGGGCTGCCGCGGTCTCGGCTCGCTGGAGCGGGCACGGGCGCGCGGGCTGCTCGGCCTGGAGGTGTCCGAGCCGGAGCCGCTGCGGATGAAGAAGAGCGGGGCGATGGCGTGGATGGGGGCGGTCCTCAAGAGCGGCACGTCCTGGCGGCATCTGCTGTACGCGGTGCTGCACTTCCCGTGGGCCGTGTTCTCGTTCGTCGTCGCGCTGAACTTCTGGGTGTACGGCTGGGCCCTGCTGACGTATCCGCTGTGGTTCTGGATCTTCCCGATGTACGGCGGACAGGGCGGGCTCCAGCTCTACGGCGACGCCACGCACGCCATCTACCTCGACAACCCCTTCGAGATCGGGGTGACCGCGCTGGTGGGCCTGCTGTTCACGATGGCCACACCGTGGATCGTGCGGGCGCTGACGACGGTGGACGGGCTGATGGTGCACGGGCTGCTCGGGCCGTCGAAGCTGGCCACACGCGTGGTGGAGCTGGAGTCGGACCGCGGTGTGGTCGTCGACACGGCCGCGGCCGATCTGCGCCGTATCGAGCGCGATCTGCACGACGGGGCGCAGGCCCGGCTGGTCGCCCTGGCCATGGATCTGGGCCTGGCCAAGGAGAAGCTGACCGAGGACCCGCAGGCCGCGGCGCGCATGGTGGGCGAGGCGCACGGTGAGGTGAAGACGGCGTTGCAGGAGCTGCGGGATCTGGCGCGCGGGATCCATCCCGCGGTGCTGACCGACCGCGGGCTGGATGCCGCGCTGTCCGCGGTGGCCTCCCGCTGCACGGTGCCGGTGCAGGTCGAGGTGGATCTGCCGTCCCGGCCCGCGCCCGCCATCGAGGGGATCGCCTACTTCACGGTGTCCGAGCTGCTGCAGAACATCAGCAAGCACTCCCGGGCGACCATGGCCATGGTCGACGTGTGGCGGGTCGAGAACCGGTTGATGATCCAGGTCACGGACAACGGTGTGGGTGGAGCGGATGTGTCGGGCGGGTCGGGGCTGGGGGGCCTCGCGGAGCGGCTCGACGCGGTCGACGGGATTCTGGTGGTGGACTCGCCGGTGGCCGGGCCCACCCGGATCACGGCGGAGCTGCCCTGGCGGGGGTGACGGGCGCCGGAGCGGCTCCGCCGGGCCCGCGGCGGAGCCGCTGACGTATGCAGTCGCCCCCCCTTTGCCCCTGCCCTGCCCGTTGTCCTGGGGGCTTCGCCCCCCTCCCGGCTCTCCCCCTGCCGTGCTTCGCGCCCGTCCTCAAACGCCGGACCGGCTAAAACCTCTCCACTCAGCCCCGATGCTGGGATGCTGGGATCTGTCGTGAACGGGGACCCGACCGGTGCGGGCCGGGGACGGGCTGTGGGGGGAAGAAAATCGTGGAGGACAGGGTGCGGGTCGTCATCGCCGAGGATTCAGTGCTGCTCAGGGAGGGCCTGACCCGGTTGCTGACCGACCGCGGGCACGACGTGGTGGCGGGCGTCGGGGACGGTGACGCGCTGATCAAGACGATCACCGAGCTGGCGACCCAGAACGAGCTGCCGGACGTCGTCGTCGCCGATGTGCGGATGCCGCCGACCCACACCGACGAGGGCGTCCGGGCCGCCGTACAGCTGCGCAAGGCGCACCCGGGGCTCGGCGTCCTGGTGCTGTCGCAGTACGTGGAGGAGCAGTACGCCACCGAACTGCTCGCGGGTTCGAGTCACGGGGTCGGCTATCTGCTCAAGGACCGGGTAGCCGAGGTGCGTGAGTTCGTCGACGCGGTGGTGCGGGTGGCCCGGGGAGGCACGGCGCTGGACCCCGAGGTGGTGGCACAGCTGCTCGGGCGGAGCCGCAAGCAGGACGTGCTCAAGGGCCTCACCCCGCGCGAGCGCGAGGTCCTGGGGCTGATGGCCGAGGGACGGACGAACTCGGCCATCGCCCGCCAGCTGGTGGTGAGCGACGGCGCGGTCGAGAAGCACGTCAGCAACATCTTCCTGAAGCTGGGCCTGTCGCCGAGCGACGGGGATCACCGGCGTGTTCTGGCCGTACTGACCTACCTCAACTCCTGAAGAACTGACACTGTGTCAGTTGTCCTGCGAGGTCCGCATCGCGAAGGCCCATGAAGCCAGAACCACGGACGAATGGGGAGCGTCTTTCAAGGAAGCGCTGGGGGGCGAACAAATCATGGCAAATCAGGGCGCCAGGTCGTCTCAAATCGGTGTCCATCATGCGAATGTCCGAGGGAAGGCGACCCTTACCGACGTAGGGTTGATCCTGGGAAGGTCGGTGGGACGGCCACTCCCGAAAAGCCGCCTCGAGGGAGGTCCAGTTCAGTGACGAGCCAGGTCAGTAGCCCAGCGGAACAGGCCGACGAAGCCGTCGTAGGAGAACAGCGCAAACCGGCGGGGACGAAGGACGTGCGCCGTCTGGACCGGGTGATTATCCGGTTTGCGGGGGATTCCGGTGATGGTATGCAGCTCACCGGGGACCGGTTCACTTCCGAGACGGCTTCGTTCGGCAATGATCTGTCGACGCTGCCGAACTTCCCTGCCGAGATCCGGGCGCCCGCAGGTACTCTGCCGGGCGTTTCGTCGTTCCAGTTGCATTTCGCGGATCATGACATTCTGACGCCGGGGGATGCGCCGAATGTGCTGGTGGCGATGAACCCGGCGGCGTTGAAGGCGAATGTGGGGGATCTGCCGCGGGGTGCGGAGATCATCGTGAACACGGACGAGTTCACGAAGCGGGCGATGCAGAAGGTCGGCTACGACGTCTCGCCGTTGGAGGACGGGTCGTTGGACGGCTATCAGCTGCATCCGGTGCCGTTGACGACGTTGACGGTGGAGGCGCTGAAGGACTTCGGGCTGGCCCGCAAGGACGCGGACCGGTCGAAGAACATGTTCGCGCTGGGCCTGCTGTCGTGGATGTATCACCGGCCGACCGAGGGTACCGAACGGTTTTTGCAGGCGAAGTTCGCGAAGAAGCCCCAGATCGCGGCGGCGAACATCGCGGCGTTTCGGGCGGGGTGGAACTTCGGTGAGACGACGGAGGACTTCGCGGTCTCCTATGAGGTCGCGCCGGCCAGCGCAGCGTTCCCGACCGGTACCTATCGCAACATCTCCGGCAACTTGGCGTTGGCGTACGGGCTGATCGCGGCGGGCCGGCAGGCCGATCTGCCGCTGTATCTGGGCTCGTATCCGATCACACCGGCCTCGGACATCCTGCACGAGTTGTCCAGGCACAAGAACTTCGGGGTGCGGACCTTCCAGGCGGAGGACGAGATCGCCGGGATCGGTGCGGCGCTGGGGGCCGCGTTCGGCGGCTCGCTGGCGGTGACGACCACCTCCGGCCCCGGCGTGGCCCTGAAGTCGGAGACGATCGGGCTGGCGGTGAGTCTGGAACTGCCGTTGCTGGTCATCGACATCCAGCGCGGCGGCCCCTCGACGGGGTTGCCGACGAAGACCGAGCAGGCCGATCTGTTGCAGGCGATGTACGGGCGCAACGGGGAGGCGCCGGTCCCGGTGATCGCGCCGCGCACCCCGGCGGACTGTTTCACCGCGGCGCTGGAGGCGGCCCGGATCGCGCTGACCTACCGCACGCCGGTGTTCCTGCTCTCGGACGGTTATCTCGCCAACGGCTCGGAGCCGTGGCGGATCCCGGAGATCGATGAACTGCCGGATCTGCGGGTGCAGTTCGCGCAGGGCCCCAACCACACCCTGGACGACGGCACCGAGGTGTTCTGGCCCTACAAGCGTGACCCGCAGACCCTGGCCCGCCCGTGGGCCATCCCGGGCACCCCGGGGCTGGAACACCGGATCGGCGGGATCGAGAAGCAGGACGGCACCGGCAACATCTCCTACGACCCCGCCAACCACGAGTTCATGGTCCGCACCCGCCAGGCCAAGATCGACGGCATCGACGTCCCCGACCTCGACGTCGACGACCCCCACGAAGCGGGCACCCTCGTCCTGGGCTGGGGATCCACCTACGGACCCATCACCGCCGCCGTACGGCGACTGCGCGCGGCCGGGGAACCCATCGCCCAGGCCCATCTACGCCACCTCAACCCCTTCCCGAGGAATCTCGGTACGGTACTGAAGCGTTACGACAAGGTGGTGATCCCCGAGATGAACCTCGGTCAGCTCGCCACGCTCGTCAGGGCCAAGTACCTGGTGGACGCGCAGTCGTACAACCAGGTCAACGGAATGCCGTTCAAGGCTGAGCAGCTCGCCACGGCTCTCAAGGAGGCCATCGATGGCTGAGACGACCACGGAAGGCACGGGCACGATCGAGGCGCTTTCTCTCGTTCCCAAGGCCGAGGCCAGGCAGTCCATGAAGGACTTCAAGTCCGATCAGGAAGTGCGCTGGTGCCCCGGCTGCGGTGACTACGCGGTCCTCGCCGCGGTGCAGGGCTTCATGCCCGAACTGGGCCTGGCGAAGGAGAACGTCGTCTTCGTCTCCGGCATCGGCTGCTCGTCCCGCTTCCCGTACTACATGAACACGTACGGGATGCACTCCATCCATGGCCGCGCTCCCGCCATCGCGACCGGACTGGCCTCCTCCCGGCGGGACTTGAGCGTCTGGGTGGTCACCGGTGACGGCGACGCGCTGTCCATCGGCGGCAACCACCTCATCCACGCACTGCGCCGCAACGTCAACCTGAAGATCCTGCTCTTCAACAACCGCATCTACGGCCTCACCAAGGGCCAGTACAGCCCGACCTCCGAGGTCGGAAAGATCACCAAGTCGACGCCGATGGGCTCGCTCGACGCGCCCTTCAACCCGGTGTCCCTGGCGATCGGCGCGGAGGCGTCGTTCGTGGCGCGGACGGTGGACTCCGACCGCAAGCACCTCACCGAGGTCCTGCGGCAGGCCGCCGCTCACCCGGGCACGGCCCTCGTCGAGATCTACCAGAACTGCAACATCTTCAACGACGGCGCCTTCGAGGTGCTGAAGGACAAGCAGCAGGCCGAGGAAGCGGTGATCCGGCTTGAGCACGGGCAGCCGATCCGCTTCGGCGCGGACGGTGCGCGCGGTGTTGTACGCGACGCGCAGAGCGGCGACCTGAAGGTGGTCACGGTGACGGCGGAGAACGAGGCACAGGTCCTGGTCCACGACGCCCACGCGGCTTCGTCGACAACGGCGTTCGCCCTGTCCCGGCTCGCCGACCCGGACACCCTGCACCACACCCCCATCGGCGTCCTGCGCTCGGTGGACCGACCGGTGTACGACACCCAGATGGCCGACCAGCTCGACACGGCGATCGAACAGAACGGCAAGGGGGATCTGGCCGCGCTGCTCGCGGGCGGCGACACGTGGACGGTCGTGGGCTGACGGCTCCGAGCACAGAGCACAGAAGAGGGCCTGGGTACGAGCGCCGTACCCAGGCCCTCACCATTCGTACGGCTCAGGCGTCGGGGATGTCCCTCTTGGCGCGGATGAGGGTCTCGCGGGAGATGATCACGATGCGTTCGTAGTCGGCACGGCCGGCGTCCGCGGGGAGTTCCGAGTCGAGCATCTCGGTGGCCTCGGTGCCGATCACAGCGAAGTTGCCGTCACTGAGCTCGAAGACGTCCGGACACGTCTCGCCAGTAAGGCTTCCCCTGATTTTCGGCGAGTCTCCAATGCGGCGGACAATCTTCACGACGGATGTCTCCCAGAGGCGAGGCGGCCCCGCCAGCCGCCAAAGCACACGTGAACACGCCGACGGAGGAAAACACCGCCCGGCAGGACTCTCGAAGCCCAAAGCACATGGAAGGGCCGCGATGTGTGCAGTACGGCCACCGTTGCTAACTGCGGATCCTGCATGCAGTGCGTGACACGGTGTCCCCGCGGTCATCAGGGAGAGCACGGGCATCACGATTCACAGACGGCAGCGACATTGTGCCCAATACGGTGGGCGTAATCAAAGACCAGTCATTGAAGCAACTGACCAATTTGTCGACTCCCCTATTGGCCGACTCCCCCGCCAAGTAGACAAATGAATATCACCCCTCAGGTGAAGGCCCCACCACCCACCACTCGTCCGGCCCCTCAGCCAATTCCTCCATAATCACATCAACCGCTTCCCCCACTTTTGCCTCAATAGACTCGCCCGGCAGGCTGCGGCGATGTTCGGCGGTGCGCTCCCAGTAGTCGGCGAAGACCGAGTTGCGGCACAACACCCGTAGGTGGCCCAGCAGTTCACCCCAGCTGACGGAGCCGATGCGGTAGGCGAGCAGGATCGTGGCGTACTCGCGGTTCACGAAGAGAAGCTGGCGGCGCTTGAAGTCCGGCAGGTCGTCCAGGGTGCTCATGGCGGCCATCAGCGCCGGATCCGCCATCGCGCGGTCCACCTGGCCGACGATGAGCCGTTGCAGCTGGATGAGGTTGGCGTGGCGAATCTCCTCCGCCACACCGGCGAGCTGGCGCAGGAGATCCTGTGTGAGCTCCTCCTGACGTCGGCGGCGTGACGGGCGTCGAAAGGGTGCGCTCATTCGACCCACCGCCCCCGACCATGTCGCAGAACCGATCCTCCGGACGCCCAGCTTCTGTGTGGCCATGTCAAATGAACCCCCGAGTCGAACAGCCCGGCGCCGGCCCGCGATGAGCGGAGTTGAACAGGATGAACTGGGCGGTGCGGAGCGGCGAACGGTGGGTATCAGAGCCCACTTCCCAGGGTGCCGAGGGAATCCACCCGGCGTGGGAGGCGGAGAGGGGGCGCACGGAGTCATAGAACGGGTGCCGACCAACGCCCTGAGGTACTTGTGCCCAGCATGCGCCGTCGCATTCGTTCAGTCGGCGGCGCGGCCCTCGTCGTACGCCTGCCGTGCCTCGGCCACGCGCCCCATGCGCCGCTCGGTCCACTCCGCCAGCCCCCGCACCTGCTCCGCCGCCTCGCGGCCCAGGTCGGTGAGGGAGTAGTCGACGCGGGGCGGGATGACCGGCTTGGCGTCGCGGTGGAGCAGGCCGTCGCGTTCCAGGGTCTGGAGGGTCTGGGCGAGCATCTTCTCGCTGACGCGGCCGATGGCCCGGCGCAGCTCGCTGAAGCGGTGCGGG
Above is a genomic segment from Streptomyces sp. R21 containing:
- a CDS encoding 2-oxoacid:ferredoxin oxidoreductase subunit beta, whose amino-acid sequence is MAETTTEGTGTIEALSLVPKAEARQSMKDFKSDQEVRWCPGCGDYAVLAAVQGFMPELGLAKENVVFVSGIGCSSRFPYYMNTYGMHSIHGRAPAIATGLASSRRDLSVWVVTGDGDALSIGGNHLIHALRRNVNLKILLFNNRIYGLTKGQYSPTSEVGKITKSTPMGSLDAPFNPVSLAIGAEASFVARTVDSDRKHLTEVLRQAAAHPGTALVEIYQNCNIFNDGAFEVLKDKQQAEEAVIRLEHGQPIRFGADGARGVVRDAQSGDLKVVTVTAENEAQVLVHDAHAASSTTAFALSRLADPDTLHHTPIGVLRSVDRPVYDTQMADQLDTAIEQNGKGDLAALLAGGDTWTVVG
- a CDS encoding DUF6082 family protein, which produces MATQKLGVRRIGSATWSGAVGRMSAPFRRPSRRRRQEELTQDLLRQLAGVAEEIRHANLIQLQRLIVGQVDRAMADPALMAAMSTLDDLPDFKRRQLLFVNREYATILLAYRIGSVSWGELLGHLRVLCRNSVFADYWERTAEHRRSLPGESIEAKVGEAVDVIMEELAEGPDEWWVVGPSPEG
- a CDS encoding winged helix-turn-helix transcriptional regulator, with the translated sequence MAVSGADARTPVTKTKWNVAGEEMCPHRLVLEHVTSRWGVLVLIQLLEHPHRFSELRRAIGRVSEKMLAQTLQTLERDGLLHRDAKPVIPPRVDYSLTDLGREAAEQVRGLAEWTERRMGRVAEARQAYDEGRAAD